From a single Nostoc edaphicum CCNP1411 genomic region:
- a CDS encoding bifunctional folylpolyglutamate synthase/dihydrofolate synthase, protein MDIDSVIQPLQRFGVHLGLDRIVNLLANLGNPHHQVPVIHVAGTNGKGSVCAYLSSVLTEAGYRTGRYTSPHLVDWTERICLNEQPISSEELSQLLEKVQAAIRAGDDSATQFEVITAAAWLYFAQQQVDVAVVEVGLGGRLDATNVCLEPLVTIITSISREHWQQLGPTIADIAREKAGILKPGCPVVVGELPPDAEEVVRSRALELQCPIFTPQPAHQIATGWAEYQSIQNSKLIKYPLPLAGQIQLTNSALALAALKILQQQGWQISEEAIINGMAKTKWPGRMQWTIWKNYKLLLDGAHNTAAAQVLRQYVDSLDAVNPNPVNWVMGMFADKDHADIFTALLRPGDRLFLVPIPIEPWPGRTSADLQELANLAYSLCPQLSDRQIHPDLFTALEAATSTATTDDLIVLCGSLYLVGDFLQQGNREWGMGNREWGMGNGEWGMGNGE, encoded by the coding sequence TCATGTTGCTGGTACTAATGGCAAAGGTTCAGTCTGTGCCTATCTTTCCTCTGTACTGACTGAAGCTGGTTATCGTACAGGACGCTACACTTCCCCCCATTTAGTCGATTGGACGGAACGTATTTGTCTAAATGAACAGCCAATTTCTTCTGAGGAATTGAGCCAATTATTAGAAAAAGTCCAAGCTGCTATTCGTGCTGGTGATGATTCTGCAACTCAGTTTGAAGTAATTACGGCAGCTGCTTGGTTATATTTTGCACAGCAGCAAGTCGATGTGGCTGTGGTAGAAGTCGGGCTAGGAGGGCGCTTAGATGCTACAAATGTCTGTTTGGAACCCTTGGTTACAATCATCACTTCCATCAGTCGGGAACACTGGCAGCAACTTGGCCCTACCATCGCTGATATTGCTAGAGAAAAAGCAGGTATTCTCAAACCTGGATGTCCCGTTGTGGTTGGAGAATTGCCACCGGATGCAGAAGAAGTTGTGCGATCGCGTGCTTTAGAATTACAATGTCCGATTTTTACGCCTCAACCCGCCCATCAAATCGCTACAGGATGGGCAGAATATCAAAGTATTCAAAATTCTAAATTAATTAAATACCCATTACCGTTAGCGGGACAAATTCAGTTAACTAATTCTGCTTTGGCTTTAGCTGCTTTAAAAATTCTCCAACAACAGGGTTGGCAGATTTCTGAAGAAGCCATAATTAATGGTATGGCAAAAACTAAATGGCCAGGGCGGATGCAATGGACTATCTGGAAGAACTATAAATTATTACTTGATGGCGCTCATAATACCGCCGCCGCCCAAGTTCTTCGCCAGTATGTTGATAGCTTAGACGCAGTTAACCCTAACCCCGTCAATTGGGTTATGGGAATGTTTGCTGATAAAGATCATGCTGATATTTTCACCGCCCTGTTGCGGCCAGGCGATCGCCTTTTTCTAGTACCAATACCAATAGAACCTTGGCCAGGTAGAACTTCCGCTGATCTACAAGAATTAGCAAACCTAGCTTACAGCCTTTGTCCCCAATTAAGCGATCGCCAAATCCATCCAGATTTATTCACAGCATTAGAAGCCGCAACCTCAACCGCCACCACAGACGATTTAATCGTTTTGTGTGGTTCCCTTTATCTAGTAGGCGATTTTTTACAACAAGGGAATAGGGAATGGGGAATGGGGAATAGGGAATGGGGAATGGGGAATGGGGAATGGGGAATGGGGAATGGGGAATAG
- a CDS encoding ABC transporter substrate-binding protein, giving the protein MIQLRKFKQLVAFTLLGLLTSWMVSCSTGNVGTNTKQATSETATVEFWTMQLQPQFTDYFKSLITNFESQNPGIKINWVDVPWAAMENKILTAVSAKTPPDVVNLNPGFASQLAGRNAWLDLDAKVPNDVRSSYLPNIWKASTLNGKSFGIPWYLTTRLTIYNTDLLKQAGINKVPATYAELAQAAQQIKDKTGKYAFFVTFVPQDSGEVLESFVQMGVTLIDAEGKAAFNSAQGKAAFQYWVDLYKKGLLPKETLTQGHRHAIDLYQSGETVFLASGPEFLKTIANNAPKIAQASGIAPQLTGDTGKKNVAVMNIVIPRDSKQPDGAVKFALFVTNDENQLAFAKAANVLPSTAKALSDSYFKDVPANASTVEKARVITAEQLQKAEILTPTLKDSKKLQKAVYENLQAAMLDQKTVDKAVEDAAQEWNNR; this is encoded by the coding sequence ATGATTCAATTGCGAAAATTTAAACAACTTGTTGCTTTTACACTACTTGGCTTATTAACCAGTTGGATGGTAAGTTGTAGCACAGGTAATGTTGGTACAAATACAAAACAAGCTACTTCAGAAACGGCAACTGTTGAGTTTTGGACGATGCAACTCCAACCTCAATTTACCGACTACTTCAAAAGCCTAATTACGAATTTTGAATCGCAAAATCCAGGTATAAAGATTAACTGGGTCGATGTACCTTGGGCGGCGATGGAGAACAAAATATTAACAGCTGTCTCAGCAAAAACGCCACCTGATGTAGTTAACCTGAATCCGGGTTTTGCTTCCCAACTTGCCGGACGAAATGCCTGGTTAGATTTAGATGCAAAAGTCCCAAACGATGTACGTTCCTCCTATCTACCGAATATATGGAAAGCAAGTACGCTTAATGGCAAGAGTTTTGGGATTCCCTGGTATCTCACCACACGGTTAACCATTTATAACACTGATTTATTAAAACAGGCAGGTATCAATAAAGTCCCTGCAACCTACGCAGAATTGGCACAAGCAGCCCAACAAATTAAAGATAAGACAGGGAAATATGCCTTTTTTGTGACTTTCGTACCGCAAGATTCCGGTGAAGTGCTGGAATCTTTTGTGCAAATGGGAGTCACGCTAATAGATGCTGAGGGGAAAGCGGCGTTTAATTCAGCACAAGGTAAGGCAGCCTTTCAGTATTGGGTAGATTTGTATAAAAAAGGGTTACTTCCTAAAGAGACTTTAACCCAAGGACATCGCCACGCGATCGATTTATACCAATCTGGAGAGACTGTATTTCTAGCTTCTGGCCCAGAGTTCCTGAAAACGATCGCAAATAATGCCCCAAAAATTGCTCAAGCTTCGGGAATAGCACCTCAACTGACTGGGGACACAGGTAAGAAAAATGTCGCAGTGATGAACATAGTTATTCCCCGCGATAGCAAACAACCAGACGGGGCTGTGAAGTTTGCTTTATTTGTCACCAATGACGAAAATCAGTTAGCTTTTGCTAAAGCTGCAAATGTCCTACCTTCTACAGCCAAGGCATTATCTGATAGTTACTTTAAAGATGTTCCAGCTAATGCTTCAACAGTTGAAAAAGCACGAGTTATTACTGCTGAACAATTGCAAAAAGCAGAAATATTAACTCCTACTTTGAAAGATTCTAAGAAACTGCAAAAAGCAGTTTACGAGAACTTACAAGCAGCAATGTTAGACCAAAAGACTGTAGATAAAGCTGTAGAAGATGCGGCGCAAGAGTGGAACAATAGATAA
- the pilM gene encoding type IV pilus assembly protein PilM yields MVKSFNSLFGKSKKGVGIELAPERVNVVQLRKQGQGLKLETFTSVAVPEGVVTDGQITDPAAMAQLIQQALAESKIKTSRVATGVPGRDSIVRIIPVPTELDDKELREMVLNHEAGLYLPYPREEADVDYQKLDYFIDEDGIEKVHVLLVATRKEITDTYISTFEQAGLQIDVLEINSFALIRTIREQLRQFGPQEAAVLVDIEFDSTEIAIIVNGVPQFSRTVPIGTYQMQTALARAMSLPTSRDMELLHGMIIPPTPIDGGKTGVTEIDPGMAAILRVLGELTDELRRSIDFYLNQSENLEVAQILLAGPGGGLQQLDEFFTQRLSLPTTQIDPIGALSLEVDTDKYPQVQRSGLAIVLGLGMREV; encoded by the coding sequence GTGGTAAAAAGCTTCAATAGTCTGTTTGGCAAATCGAAAAAAGGGGTCGGCATTGAACTTGCTCCCGAACGGGTAAATGTAGTTCAGTTACGCAAGCAGGGTCAAGGCTTGAAACTAGAAACCTTTACATCTGTAGCAGTTCCAGAAGGCGTAGTTACCGATGGTCAAATAACTGACCCCGCAGCAATGGCGCAATTAATCCAGCAGGCGCTAGCTGAGAGCAAAATCAAAACTTCTCGTGTTGCTACTGGTGTACCAGGGCGAGATTCCATCGTTCGGATTATACCAGTGCCAACGGAGTTAGATGACAAAGAACTGCGAGAAATGGTGCTAAACCATGAAGCAGGTTTGTATTTACCCTATCCTCGTGAAGAGGCTGATGTAGATTATCAGAAACTTGACTACTTTATAGACGAGGATGGCATTGAAAAAGTACATGTACTTTTAGTTGCAACCCGTAAGGAGATAACAGATACCTATATAAGTACTTTCGAGCAGGCAGGATTGCAAATTGATGTTTTAGAAATTAACAGTTTTGCGCTAATTCGGACTATTCGTGAGCAACTGCGGCAATTTGGGCCGCAAGAAGCAGCAGTACTAGTTGATATAGAGTTCGATAGTACAGAAATTGCCATCATCGTTAACGGAGTGCCGCAATTTTCGCGCACAGTCCCAATCGGGACTTATCAAATGCAAACGGCCTTAGCAAGGGCAATGAGCTTACCCACATCACGAGATATGGAACTGTTACACGGAATGATTATTCCCCCAACTCCCATAGACGGCGGAAAAACTGGCGTCACCGAAATCGATCCTGGTATGGCAGCCATATTAAGAGTATTGGGAGAACTAACGGATGAACTGCGCCGTTCCATCGATTTTTACCTCAATCAAAGTGAAAATTTGGAGGTAGCGCAGATTTTATTAGCTGGGCCAGGAGGTGGACTCCAACAGCTAGATGAATTCTTTACCCAACGCTTGAGTTTGCCAACTACCCAAATAGATCCAATTGGGGCTTTGTCCTTAGAAGTTGACACTGATAAATATCCACAGGTACAACGCTCTGGTTTAGCGATCGTACTCGGTTTAGGAATGCGGGAGGTGTAA
- a CDS encoding PilN domain-containing protein, with product MYSLDVNFLKDRPAYQKKPERKGGIGLKLPTGNMTPVYVGVALGVGLPALLGVGWWLLQGKIVELEGTIAQLDQESKRLDTEIGNLNKIKAETNAIKGETQALVTVFDQIRPWSAMLQDLRDRIPAAVQIENIKQISPTAAVAGQPTGNPAGGLEITGLARSFNDVNDFLLSLQQSRFLKSTESRILTASLVDAPLPPGGGQSPAAVIIKPPQVVKYTIQSSMSDVPASELIRELEKKGTVGLVTRIRNMQQTGVISK from the coding sequence ATGTACAGCCTAGATGTTAACTTTCTTAAAGACCGCCCAGCATACCAGAAAAAGCCTGAGAGAAAGGGAGGAATAGGGCTAAAGCTGCCTACAGGGAATATGACACCAGTGTATGTGGGAGTTGCACTAGGTGTAGGTCTTCCAGCTTTATTGGGAGTTGGTTGGTGGTTGTTACAAGGGAAGATTGTTGAGCTAGAGGGGACGATAGCACAACTAGATCAGGAAAGCAAGAGGTTAGATACAGAAATAGGAAATCTGAATAAGATCAAAGCTGAGACGAATGCCATTAAAGGTGAAACTCAAGCTTTAGTGACTGTATTTGACCAGATTCGTCCTTGGTCAGCAATGCTGCAAGATTTGCGCGATCGCATTCCAGCAGCAGTGCAAATTGAGAACATCAAGCAAATCTCACCCACTGCGGCAGTGGCAGGGCAGCCAACAGGCAATCCCGCCGGGGGATTAGAAATTACCGGATTGGCTCGTTCATTTAACGATGTCAATGATTTCTTGTTGAGTTTACAGCAGTCTCGCTTCTTGAAGTCCACAGAAAGCAGAATTCTGACGGCATCGTTAGTAGATGCTCCCTTACCACCAGGTGGAGGTCAATCTCCTGCTGCTGTAATAATTAAGCCACCCCAGGTAGTTAAATACACTATTCAATCGAGTATGAGCGATGTTCCAGCTTCGGAATTAATCCGAGAGTTAGAAAAAAAAGGCACAGTGGGGTTAGTTACTCGAATTCGTAATATGCAACAAACAGGAGTCATTTCAAAATGA
- a CDS encoding pilus assembly protein PilO, giving the protein MTLSDDLNFAEHGGEFDSETPAHPVVFGIAFTPKIIGILVGVIGLAGAGYILLNLLMPAWESYQQQQAKSTELQGQIEQKKANIKQIEKVKDELAQAKQQKVQVLGLFANEKTLDTLLLDLNRLIESGNTPTSINAVRAKLKKFVPVSQKPEPVTDGTLGLQVDGKLQRSIINAEITGTYEQTQSIMRNIERLQPLLIVKDYVATLAPVESRSPLDKTPMQVGPAAINTSFQLQVLMPLSPEEIAAAAAKNAPKK; this is encoded by the coding sequence ATGACGCTGAGTGATGATTTAAATTTTGCTGAACATGGCGGAGAATTCGATTCGGAAACGCCAGCCCACCCCGTGGTATTTGGTATTGCCTTCACACCAAAAATTATTGGGATCTTAGTGGGGGTAATTGGTTTAGCAGGAGCAGGTTATATATTGTTAAACCTGCTGATGCCAGCTTGGGAAAGCTATCAGCAGCAGCAAGCAAAAAGCACTGAATTGCAAGGGCAAATTGAGCAAAAAAAAGCCAATATCAAACAGATTGAAAAAGTTAAAGACGAACTAGCACAGGCAAAACAGCAAAAAGTTCAGGTTTTAGGTTTATTTGCTAACGAAAAAACCTTAGATACATTGTTGTTGGATCTGAACCGCTTAATAGAGTCTGGTAATACTCCAACTTCTATTAATGCAGTGAGAGCCAAACTGAAGAAATTTGTGCCTGTTTCCCAAAAACCAGAACCAGTTACCGATGGAACTCTAGGACTACAGGTTGACGGTAAGCTGCAACGCAGCATTATCAATGCCGAAATTACAGGAACTTACGAACAAACACAATCGATAATGCGTAACATTGAGCGCTTACAGCCTTTGTTAATAGTTAAAGATTATGTGGCAACTTTGGCTCCAGTAGAGTCAAGATCCCCATTAGATAAAACACCGATGCAGGTAGGACCAGCAGCGATTAATACATCATTCCAATTACAGGTATTGATGCCACTTAGTCCAGAAGAAATAGCGGCAGCGGCAGCTAAAAATGCCCCGAAAAAGTAG
- a CDS encoding type IV pilus secretin family protein: protein MKQLHGNSFILSTAAFVFLAAQPVWAQISQVTNVQLNAVDGGISVALKTSSGSRPQVFTTKRGNALIADIINTQLRLPQGNSFRQDSPAPGIASVEVNQLDANSIRVTVTGSNNAPGSQPVVRSQNGITLSFSPSTGTTASAPTPTAPTSTAPPANTPAQPGQNSGVLVPNPEVTIDGQPAQAAGPGQPLSQAPPFLPRAVAPPVGDIAISNTDASPSTIDLGTQERVPRLVLRDAPVREVLSLLARAANLNLAYIGGEQAAGAAGAAVSQTISLDIENEPVQDVFNYVLRLSGLEANRSNRTVFVGPKLPNSTRDMVMRNLRLNQVTVGVAINFLVGLGAESAISRERQVTSVSAVAVGNAAAPITQAQTTTETKVETQRVDFKDSNPLLRGLQALGDERTNSLTLIGPPKLVQMAMAQLTQLDIRRRQVVVNVKIIDVNLNNTQDYNTSFSFGIGNNYFSSDGGAASLNFGGSRPATSSEVANSVTETPTITNPITGTPFLDPNSSVSIPGTTPGTVVIDANGNITRVANPGSGSFYQPISPGSTNALQPGFTNITPATDNIITINADGTSSTTQGTLGTATTALPSLYQFPKRLLSSLQAQVTNGNAKILTDPTLIVQEGQQALVNLTQEVVGNITLQTTDTSGGSRTERTIEKQKVGLTLSVKIDRIDDNGFVSLSVAPTVSAPTASQSTGNGQIVLVSERSLTSGLIRLRDGQTLILSGIIQDQDRTSISKIPILGDLPLIGALFRSTNRSNQRNEVIVLLTPQIMDDSENSSYGYNYNPSPEVRQILERRGLKLPGRQ from the coding sequence GTGAAACAGCTTCACGGTAATAGTTTTATATTGAGTACTGCTGCTTTTGTATTTTTGGCAGCTCAACCAGTTTGGGCACAAATCAGCCAAGTTACTAATGTACAGTTAAATGCAGTTGATGGTGGAATTAGCGTTGCTTTGAAAACTTCTTCCGGGTCACGCCCCCAAGTTTTCACTACGAAAAGAGGCAATGCTTTAATTGCAGATATTATCAATACTCAATTACGATTACCACAAGGTAATAGTTTTCGTCAAGATAGCCCAGCACCAGGAATTGCCTCTGTTGAGGTTAATCAGCTTGATGCCAATAGCATTCGGGTGACGGTAACTGGCAGTAACAACGCACCTGGCAGTCAACCCGTGGTGCGATCGCAAAATGGAATTACACTCAGCTTTAGCCCATCCACAGGCACTACAGCATCAGCACCAACGCCAACAGCGCCAACATCGACAGCACCACCTGCTAATACCCCAGCCCAACCGGGTCAAAATTCAGGGGTTCTCGTTCCTAACCCGGAAGTCACCATTGACGGACAACCTGCACAGGCTGCTGGGCCAGGTCAACCTCTGAGTCAGGCTCCACCTTTCTTACCTAGAGCCGTCGCCCCACCGGTGGGAGATATTGCCATCTCTAATACCGATGCTTCTCCTAGCACCATTGACTTAGGAACTCAGGAACGTGTACCCCGTCTAGTCCTGCGAGATGCGCCAGTGCGTGAGGTTTTGTCATTGCTTGCCCGTGCGGCTAATTTGAACCTGGCTTATATCGGAGGTGAGCAAGCTGCTGGTGCTGCTGGTGCAGCAGTTTCTCAAACAATCTCTTTAGATATAGAAAACGAACCAGTGCAAGATGTGTTCAACTACGTCTTGCGCTTGAGTGGTTTAGAAGCTAACCGCAGTAATCGCACAGTTTTTGTGGGGCCTAAACTACCTAATTCAACCCGTGACATGGTTATGCGTAACCTGCGACTCAATCAGGTAACGGTGGGAGTCGCCATCAACTTTTTGGTTGGCTTGGGGGCAGAAAGTGCCATCAGCCGAGAACGACAAGTTACCAGTGTTAGTGCTGTAGCTGTTGGGAATGCAGCTGCTCCCATCACACAAGCTCAGACAACTACAGAAACCAAGGTCGAAACTCAACGCGTTGATTTCAAAGACTCTAACCCATTACTGAGAGGTTTACAGGCATTAGGAGATGAACGCACTAATTCTTTAACCTTGATTGGGCCTCCCAAGCTAGTTCAGATGGCAATGGCTCAACTAACTCAGCTTGATATCCGCCGTCGTCAAGTGGTAGTTAACGTCAAGATTATCGATGTTAATCTCAATAACACTCAGGACTATAACACTAGCTTTTCTTTTGGGATTGGCAACAACTACTTCAGCAGTGATGGTGGTGCAGCAAGTCTCAATTTTGGAGGTTCAAGACCAGCTACTAGTTCTGAAGTAGCAAACAGTGTGACTGAGACACCTACTATTACGAATCCAATTACAGGAACGCCTTTTCTTGATCCTAACAGTAGCGTATCTATTCCAGGAACTACCCCAGGTACAGTAGTAATAGACGCAAATGGTAATATTACTAGAGTTGCAAACCCAGGAAGTGGTTCTTTCTATCAACCTATTTCGCCTGGCAGCACAAACGCCTTACAACCAGGTTTCACTAATATTACTCCAGCGACCGATAACATTATTACAATAAACGCCGATGGTACATCAAGTACCACACAAGGTACTCTTGGTACGGCTACTACAGCATTGCCTTCTCTATACCAATTTCCCAAACGTCTTCTCAGTAGCTTGCAAGCTCAAGTGACAAATGGCAATGCCAAGATTTTGACTGACCCAACCTTAATTGTCCAAGAAGGTCAGCAGGCTCTTGTCAATCTGACTCAGGAAGTGGTGGGAAATATAACTCTCCAAACAACGGATACTTCTGGTGGTTCTAGGACAGAAAGAACAATTGAAAAACAAAAAGTTGGCTTAACCTTAAGTGTGAAAATTGACCGGATTGACGATAATGGATTCGTTTCTCTATCGGTTGCTCCTACAGTCAGCGCTCCCACAGCCTCACAAAGTACAGGAAATGGACAAATTGTTTTAGTCTCTGAGCGTTCCCTTACTTCTGGCTTAATTCGTTTACGAGATGGTCAGACACTAATTCTCTCAGGGATTATTCAAGACCAAGACCGGACAAGTATTTCCAAGATTCCTATTTTGGGCGATCTTCCACTGATTGGTGCGCTGTTTAGAAGTACAAATAGATCCAACCAGCGCAATGAGGTGATTGTATTACTCACACCTCAAATTATGGATGACTCTGAAAACTCCTCCTATGGTTATAACTACAATCCCAGCCCAGAAGTGCGGCAAATCCTTGAGCGTCGAGGGTTGAAGCTTCCCGGTAGGCAATAA
- a CDS encoding Uma2 family endonuclease: MTALTLNLNSVIKLTREQFYQLCEENPDLKLERNAQGELIIMRPTGGETGKSNSTINAQIWFWNDQNQLGEVFDSSTGFTLPSGADRSPDVSWVEKSRWDALTKEQKEKFIPLCPDFVIEILSPNDSLKKTQKKMQEYIENGCRLGWLINRKKQEVEIYRPGQDVEILEFPQTISGESILPGFVLNIQRIW, translated from the coding sequence ATGACAGCACTTACATTAAACCTCAATTCTGTAATTAAACTGACAAGAGAGCAGTTTTATCAATTGTGTGAAGAAAACCCCGATTTAAAATTAGAACGCAATGCCCAAGGAGAGTTGATTATAATGCGACCTACAGGAGGAGAAACAGGAAAAAGTAATTCTACTATTAACGCTCAAATATGGTTCTGGAACGACCAAAATCAATTGGGGGAAGTTTTTGATTCGTCAACTGGATTTACTTTACCGTCGGGGGCTGACCGTTCTCCAGATGTTTCTTGGGTGGAAAAATCTCGTTGGGATGCTTTGACTAAAGAACAAAAAGAAAAATTTATTCCCCTCTGTCCTGATTTTGTGATCGAGATACTTTCACCTAATGACAGCTTGAAAAAAACTCAGAAAAAGATGCAAGAGTATATCGAAAATGGTTGTCGTCTAGGTTGGTTGATCAACCGAAAAAAACAGGAAGTAGAAATTTATCGTCCAGGACAAGATGTGGAAATTTTAGAATTTCCTCAAACTATTTCCGGGGAAAGTATCTTACCTGGTTTTGTACTCAACATACAACGAATTTGGTAA
- a CDS encoding Uma2 family endonuclease: protein MTQAIPKLVTFEDFAAWRPEGGRYELHDGVIVEMAQPPGDHEDVVGFVARKLTVEFDRLNLPYTIPKTALIKPTKSESAYSPDVLLLNRPNLVNEPLWKKESTVSLAASIPLVVEVVGTNWNDDYYTKQGKYEGIGIPEYWVVDYLGLGAKKFTGNLKQPTISIYQLIDGEYQVTQFRGSNRILSPTFPELNLTAE from the coding sequence ATGACTCAAGCCATACCCAAACTAGTAACCTTTGAAGATTTTGCAGCCTGGCGGCCCGAAGGCGGAAGGTATGAATTACATGATGGCGTGATTGTTGAAATGGCACAACCACCGGGAGACCATGAAGATGTTGTTGGTTTTGTAGCAAGAAAACTAACAGTAGAATTTGACCGATTAAATTTACCTTATACAATCCCCAAAACTGCGCTTATTAAACCAACTAAGTCGGAATCTGCTTACTCCCCAGATGTGCTATTACTCAATCGCCCTAATTTAGTGAATGAGCCGCTATGGAAAAAAGAATCAACTGTAAGCCTTGCAGCATCAATTCCCTTAGTGGTTGAGGTAGTTGGTACCAACTGGAATGATGACTACTACACAAAACAGGGTAAGTATGAGGGCATTGGAATTCCTGAATACTGGGTTGTAGATTATCTCGGTCTAGGCGCTAAAAAGTTCACTGGCAACCTCAAACAGCCTACTATATCTATTTATCAATTAATCGATGGTGAATACCAAGTTACTCAATTTAGAGGCAGCAATCGCATCCTCTCGCCTACTTTCCCGGAATTGAATTTAACCGCCGAGTAG
- a CDS encoding HU family DNA-binding protein, with the protein MNKGELVDAVAEKASVTKKQADAVLTAALETIIEAVSSGDKVTLVGFGSFESRERKAREGRNPKTNEKMEIPATRVPAFSAGKLFREKVAPPKA; encoded by the coding sequence ATGAACAAAGGTGAATTAGTTGATGCCGTAGCTGAAAAAGCTAGTGTTACCAAGAAACAAGCGGATGCAGTCTTAACTGCCGCTCTGGAAACGATTATTGAAGCGGTTTCCTCTGGTGATAAGGTAACGTTGGTGGGATTTGGCTCATTTGAATCACGGGAACGTAAAGCCCGCGAAGGTCGCAACCCGAAAACAAATGAAAAGATGGAAATCCCAGCGACGAGGGTTCCTGCCTTCTCGGCAGGAAAACTGTTTAGAGAAAAGGTAGCACCCCCAAAAGCATAG
- the cobD gene encoding threonine-phosphate decarboxylase CobD: MRQPAHGGNLAWAAALAGCPPDAILDFSASISPLGPPNSAIAAILSQIGNLKHYPDPNYSELRLALSHFHQLPPEWILPGNGSAELLTLVGRELAQLAAIILITPAFGDYYRTLAAYNANVLECPLSLVTGHWSLVISPLSLAKDKGQRTKDKGLLLNNPHNPTGKLFSRDSILPYLEQFALVVVDEAFMDFVPPNEEQSLIPVVQEYPNLVILRSLTKFYSLPGLRLGYAIAHPDCLAKWQLWRDPWPVNTLAAAAAIAALQDKEFQQQTWAWLPPARNQLFQGLAKVPGLQPEASAANFLLVESQESTSQLQQQLLKHNQILIRDCLSFKELGDRFFRVAVREESDNQRLLTALDSVLSAEC; encoded by the coding sequence ATGCGGCAACCTGCACACGGGGGAAATTTAGCCTGGGCAGCAGCACTGGCTGGCTGTCCCCCTGACGCTATTCTGGATTTTTCTGCTAGCATCAGCCCATTGGGGCCTCCAAACAGCGCGATCGCTGCTATACTGTCCCAAATTGGTAATCTTAAGCACTATCCAGACCCAAACTATAGTGAACTGAGACTAGCTCTCAGTCACTTCCATCAATTGCCTCCTGAGTGGATTCTGCCGGGTAACGGCTCCGCAGAATTACTCACTTTAGTAGGTAGGGAATTAGCTCAATTAGCCGCGATAATTTTAATCACTCCAGCCTTTGGTGACTATTACCGAACCTTGGCAGCGTATAACGCTAATGTGCTGGAGTGTCCTTTGTCATTAGTCACTGGTCATTGGTCATTGGTCATTAGTCCTTTGTCATTGGCAAAGGATAAAGGACAAAGGACAAAGGACAAAGGATTATTGCTGAATAATCCCCACAACCCAACCGGAAAACTATTTTCGCGGGACTCTATATTGCCCTACCTGGAGCAATTTGCTTTGGTTGTGGTGGATGAAGCATTTATGGATTTTGTGCCGCCTAATGAGGAACAAAGCCTGATTCCGGTGGTGCAAGAATATCCGAATTTAGTAATATTGCGATCGCTAACCAAATTTTACAGTCTTCCTGGGCTGCGATTAGGATATGCGATCGCACACCCCGACTGCCTAGCTAAATGGCAGCTATGGCGTGACCCCTGGCCTGTAAACACACTAGCGGCAGCGGCGGCAATTGCGGCACTCCAGGATAAGGAGTTTCAGCAGCAAACCTGGGCATGGCTACCACCTGCACGAAATCAACTCTTTCAGGGTTTGGCTAAAGTACCAGGATTGCAACCCGAAGCAAGTGCTGCTAACTTTTTACTTGTTGAGTCCCAAGAGTCTACGTCGCAGTTACAGCAACAATTACTCAAGCATAATCAGATTTTAATCCGCGATTGCCTTAGTTTTAAAGAACTAGGCGATCGCTTTTTCCGGGTTGCTGTACGTGAAGAGTCCGATAACCAACGCTTACTCACAGCGCTAGACTCAGTGCTGAGTGCTGAGTGCTGA